In the genome of Vicia villosa cultivar HV-30 ecotype Madison, WI linkage group LG7, Vvil1.0, whole genome shotgun sequence, one region contains:
- the LOC131619477 gene encoding uncharacterized protein LOC131619477 — MTDGLAKCFWNTPEVRFSFSNSSRRSGGLITLWNSNNVEFLCSFKGDGYLVTKVEWKNNNYYIVNIYSSCLLSKKKELWKELLELKEIFKDGEWIMGGVFNAIKNSRERKGRMALANLNETDIFSEFIDKFFLVDVSCKGKKFSWFSGDGKSMSRLDHFLVSSSIVSNWGVVGQLIGDKDISDHCPVWLMMDNLDWGPTPFRVNNEWFSLDSFLPFMEK, encoded by the coding sequence ATGACAGATGGTTTGGCGAAATGTTTTTGGAACACTCCGGAGGTTAGgttttctttttctaattcttCGAGAAGGTCGGGAGGCTTGATTACTTTATGGAATAGTAACAATGTGGAGTTTTTGTGTAGTTTTAAAGGCGATGGGTACTTGGTCACTAAAGTGGAGTGGaagaataataattattacattGTAAACATATATTCTTCTTGTTTATTGAGCAAGAAGAAAGAGTTATGGAAGGAGCTTCTAGAGTTGAAAGAAATCTTCAAAGATGGTGAATGGATAATGGGAGGGGTCTTTAATGCTATAAAAAACTCTAGAGAAAGGAAGGGGAGGATGGCATTGGCGAACCTTAATGAAACAGATATTTTTTCGGAATttattgataaattttttttGGTGGATGTTTCGTGTAAAGGTAAAAAGTTCTCTTGGTTTAGTGGTGACGGCAAATCTATGAGTCGTTTAGATCATTTCCTTGTTTCTAGTAGTATTGTCTCTAATTGGGGTGTGGTTGGCCAACTCATTGGTGATAAAGACATCTCGGACCATTGCCCGGTTTGGTTAATGATGGATAATTTGGATTGGGGACCTACACCTTTTAGAGTCAACAATGAGTGGTTTTCGCTTGATTCTTTCCTTCCTTTTATGGAGAAATAA